From the Lathyrus oleraceus cultivar Zhongwan6 chromosome 4, CAAS_Psat_ZW6_1.0, whole genome shotgun sequence genome, one window contains:
- the LOC127138807 gene encoding beta-glucosidase-like SFR2, chloroplastic, with protein MTVVSLFLTATKLAGALVTLSLAANVFSFSRFRNKNLRPLGSPIDESSDTLADFNITEGENEFFFGLATAPAHVEDRLDDAWIQFAEQESIAGAEQKVDALMGSATADGGSQQAVSSPQRARKGNKKSLKVAMEAMIRGFEKYMEVDGNEGEEERIPNVTAWHNVPHPEERLRFWSDPDTELKLAKNTGATVFRMGVDWSRIMPQEPVNGLKESVNYAALERYKWIINRVRSYGMKVMLTLFHHSLPPWAGDYGGWKLEKTVDYFMDFTRLVVDNLSNLVDYWVTFNEPHVFCMLTYCSGTWPGGHPDMLEAATSALPTGVFQQAMHWISVAHSKAYDYIHELSNSSNPIVGVAHHVSFMRPYGLFDTAAVLLANSLSLFPFIDEISKKQDFIGVNYYGQETVSGAGLKLVENDEYSESGRGVYPDGLYRMLLQFHERYKHLNVPFIIAENGVSDETDLIRRPYLLEHLLSVYAAMIQGVPVLGYLFWTISDNWEWADGYGPKFGLVAVDRANNLARIPRPSYHLFTKVVTTRKVTREDREKAWNELQRAAREKKTRPFYRAVDKNGLMLAGGLDKPIQRPYIERDWRFGHYEMDGLQDNLSRFYRFIIQPLPLKRKKQSQKKELVLQPL; from the exons ATGACGGTTGTTTCACTCTTCCTCACCGCCACCAAACTCGCCGGAGCCTTAGTCACTCTCTCCCTCGCTGCCAATGTCTTCTCCTTCTCTCGTTTTCGCAACAAAAACCTTCGTCCGTTAGGTTCCCCTATCGATGAGTCCTCCGATACTCTCGCCGATTTCAACATTACCG AAGGAGAAAACGAGTTTTTCTTTGGTCTGGCAACAGCACCGGCACATGTAGAGGACAGGCTTGATGATGCTTGGATTCAGTTTGCTGAACAAGAGAGTATTGCCGGTGCTGAGCAGAAAGTGGATGCTTTGATGGGTTCTGCTACTGCTGATGGTGGTTCTCAACAAGCTGTTTCATCTCCACAACGTGCTAGGAAGGGAAACAAGAAGTCTCTTAAGGTTGCTATGGAGGCCATGATCAGAGgatttgagaaatacatggaagTAGATGGaaatgaaggagaagaagaaCGCATTCCTAATGTAACTGCTTGGCATAATGTTCCACACCC GGAAGAGAGGTTGAGGTTTTGGTCTGATCCTGATACAGAACTAAAATTGGCCAAGAATACCGGTGCTACTGTTTTTCGCATGGGAGTTGATTGGTCAAGAATCATGCCCCAGGAGCCAGTAAATGGCCTTAAAGAATCC GTTAACTATGCTGCATTGGAGCGTTATAAGTGGATCATCAATAGGGTTCGATCATATGGAATGAAGGTGATGCTCACTCTTTTTCATCACTCACTTCCACCATGGGCTGGTGATTATGGAGGTTGGAAGCTGGAAAAGACTGTGGATTATTTCATGGACTTTACAAG GCTTGTTGTTGACAATCTATCAAATTTAGTAGACTATTGGGTAACATTTAATGAGCCCCATGTTTTCTGTATGCTTACTTATTGTTCTGGCACCTGGCCTGGTGGACATCCTGATATGCTGGAGGCTGCTACTTCCGCGCTTCCTACAGGTGTTTTCCAGCAGGCCATGCATTGGATATCTGTTGCACACTCAAAGGCTTATGATTACATCCACGAACTCAG TAATTCATCAAATCCAATTGTTGGTGTTGCACATCACGTGTCGTTTATGCGACCCTACGGTCTTTTTGATACTGCTGCTGTTTTACTAGCAAATTCATTGAGTCTCTTCCCATTCATTGATGAAATATCCAAAAAGCAGGACTTTATAGGTGTTAACTATTATGGCCAG GAAACGGTCTCGGGTGCTGGCCTGAAGCTGGTGGAAAATGATGAGTACAGTGAATCTGGGCGTGGAGTATATCCAGATGGCTTATATCGCATGTTGCTTCAGTTCCATGAAAGATACAAGCATCTAAATGTCCCATTTATAATTGCTGAAAATGGAGTTTCAGATGAGACTGATTTGATCCGCCGGCCGTATCTGTTGGAGCATTTGCTTTCCGTTTATGCAGCTATGATCCAG GGTGTGCCTGTGCTTGGTTACCTCTTCTGGACTATTTCTGATAACTGGGAGTGGGCTGATGGATATGGTCCCAAGTTTGGACTTGTTGCAGTTGACCGGGCAAATAATCTTGCACGGATCCCTCGCCCTTCTTACCATCTTTTTACTAAA GTTGTGACTACACGTAAAGTTACACGCGAAGATCGTGAAAAAGCTTGGAATGAACTTCAAAGAGCTGCTAGAGAGAAGAAAACAAGACCATTTTATCGGGCGGTGGACAAAAATGGGTTGATGTTAGCAG GTGGACTCGATAAACCCATACAGCGACCTTATATTGAAAGAGATTGGAGGTTTGGTCATTATGAGATGGATGGTCTTCAGGATAACTTAAGCCGTTTCTATAGATTCATTATTCAACCATTACCCCTAAAAAGGAAAAAACAATCTCAAAAGAAGGAATTAGTTCTTCAACCTCTTTGA